The Brassica oleracea var. oleracea cultivar TO1000 chromosome C6, BOL, whole genome shotgun sequence genome includes a region encoding these proteins:
- the LOC106299659 gene encoding eukaryotic translation initiation factor 1A-like has protein sequence MPKNKGKGGKNIKRGKKEAEDDKREIIFKEDGQEYALVLRMCGNGRCEAKCIDGVTRMCHIRGKLHKKVWISAGDIILVGLRMDMDNDTKADVIHKYTLDEARFLKGCGEIPRDVRLSEGIAGGFDDDSDHEGGGVANDYFEFGDDEIDRL, from the coding sequence ATGCCGAAGAACAAAGGAAAAGGAGGAAAGAACATAAAGAGAGGGAAAAAAGAAGCAGAAGACGATAAAAGAGAAATCATCTTCAAAGAAGACGGCCAAGAATACGCTCTTGTTCTCCGTATGTGCGGAAACGGACGGTGCGAAGCCAAGTGCATAGACGGAGTCACGAGGATGTGTCACATCAGAGGTAAGCTGCACAAGAAGGTTTGGATTAGCGCTGGTGACATTATTCTTGTCGGACTCAGGATGGATATGGACAACGACACCAAAGCCGACGTTATCCATAAGTATACTCTTGACGAAGCTCGATTTCTCAAGGGTTGTGGTGAGATTCCTCGTGATGTTCGCCTAAGCGAAGGGATTGCTGGTGGGTTTGATGATGATAGTGATCATGAAGGTGGTGGTGTTGCTAATGATTACTTTGAGTTTGGTGATGATGAGATTGATAGGCTCTAA
- the LOC106297266 gene encoding uncharacterized protein LOC106297266 encodes MKNPDAKNQTFGGKTVLLGDECRQILPVIPQGNRADTVLASISQLYLWESCHKFSKKTNMRVNQTEKEFYDWVLKVREDNPPTAATNEYDEHHEQMVIIDEELVNEINDCPLKPVVETAYGYLKGLKAFHTYDTDRAILTPQNEKVDEISAYISSHTDGESREYFSSDSFEISETHSEQNDTLYSAEYLNSLEFPGFSSYKLTLKIGAPIMLMRNLNQKGGLYNSTRLILT; translated from the coding sequence ATGAAAAATCCAGATGCAAAGAACCAGACTTTTGGTGGAAAAACAGTGCTGCTAGGAGATGAGTGTAGACAGATTTTACCTGTAATCCCACAAGGTAATAGAGCTGACACCGTCTTAGCTTCTATAAGTCAGTTGTATCTATGGGAAAGCTGCCATAAGTTCTCCAAGAAAACAAATATGCGAGTAAATCAGACTGAAAAAGAGTTCTATGACTGGGTGCTAAAGGTCAGGGAGGATAATCCACCGACCGCAGCGACAAATGAGTATGATGAACACCATGAACAAATGGTCATTATCGATGAAGAGTTGGTTAATGAGATTAATGATTGCCCTCTGAAACCAGTAGTGGAAACTGCATATGGATATCTGAAAGGGTTAAAAGCATTCCACACCTACGACACTGACAGAGCTATACTCACACCGCAGAACGAAAAAGTCGACGAAATCAGTGCTTATATCAGTTCCCATACTGATGGGGAATCAAGAGAGTATTTCAGCTCAGATAGCTTTGAGATATCAGAAACTCATTCTGAACAAAATGATACATTATACTCTGCTGAGTATCTCAATTCTTTGGAATTCCCAGGTTTTTCATCATATAAGCTAACACTCAAAATTGGTGCCCCCATTATGCTTATGCGAAACCTTAATCAAAAAGGAGGCCTATACAATAGTACTAGGCTAATCCTTACTTAG